The DNA window ACATAACAGAATGGAACGAAATCCACAACATGCCAGAACAAAGAACAATTCTCTATAAACAAGGAAGCACGAGAAATTAAGTATTTATGACTGAAATTGATATTTATTTTGTCAACTACTCGATTATGAATTCACGTAAACAATGTAAGTCAAATTCTCCAAATAATTCTAAACAAGTCATCACCTCCAGCTCAACAGTACCAGTAACAAAGAGCTCCTTTTCATAATCTAATCGAACTGAACACATCCCACGTCGTCACAACAAAGAGCAATACTCTCTAAACAAGGAACCGAAACAAATTTCAGAAATTTCAAATCATGCTGAATTGCTGAGGTATGTATGTACTCGGGTGTCGAGCTCAGAAGCCACAGGAATATCACCTCGGGCCCAACCTGCTTATCCTTGGCAGCGCACCGCGTACAGATGCAGACTCCACGGCAGAACGGGCACTGCTCCCTTACCTCCGCCTCCGACATCGTCGGGTACCTGCAGAATCACAAGGTTCCCTGACGATTCCGAGACAGAGCAGGACAGGGCAAGGCGCGCGGTCGATGGGGGGAGCGGCATTACCTGTTCCTGACGCAGGTGGCGCAGTAGACCTTCTGGTCGCACCGCCCGCACCTGATCATCTCCCCCGGGCTCTGCCTCACCCTCTTGCACTGGTGGCACGACCTCCCGCCCCTCCCGCCTCTGCCGCTGGCGCTCGGAGCCACGTACTCCCCGTCCGCCTTCCCCACCCcgtcttccgccgccgccgccgcagcagcagcactggCACCTTCCTCCGGCGAAGGCTCGGCAGTCTCCGgtcgcggcggctcgggcgccaccgccgccgcggcgcgccgcCGCTTGTTGGGCCCCAGCCCGGCTCCCGTGCGCCCCCGCGGCGCGGGCCTCTTCCGCttccccctgctcctcctctcCTGCCCGACCGCCCAGTCCTCGTCCTTGctgtcctcttcctcctccccccgcGCCCCTCGCCCGCCCTCGTCCTCCTCGCCCGCCCCGCCCATCCGCCACCCGCCCAGCGGCTCGATCGGGAGCCCCACCGCCGTCATGGCGGGGACCGACCGAGAGGCGCCGCCGGGGAATCGACCGGCGATGGGATTGCAGGACCCGCGGAATCCGAGAAGAGATCCAAGGGGTGATCGGGAGAGCGAAACCGGGATTCGATCGGCGCGGGGCGGGACTTGACCGGGTTGGGGGAGGGGTCCTTATTTATCCGCAGCGGCGCTGGCGATGCGCGGCGGGAGCACGTGGAacgcgcgcggcgcaggcgggaGCGAGCGGGAGACCCCGGGGGAGAAGGGGGGGAACCCACGAGCCCGAGGCGTGCCCTCCCACGGGTTTGGTGGGTTGTTTCCGCTGGCGAGGTGGGACCTTGGTGGGCTTGGTGGTTGGGTTGGGCTGGCTGCAACGGTAAACGAAACGGAATGTGCAGCAATCATTCCATTTTGATTTAAACAACGCCAGTAAAAGATTCGTGAGAATTAATTAACGCGAAGGCAGCCAAGGTACACTGATAGAGGCAGAGAGACCATATCTTTGATTTTGATTCCTTGGTGATTTACCTTATCTTCACATGCTTAACCTCCGAGAAATCATGCGCCTAGACATCGTGGGCCTAGGGAGTAGGTTGGGCTGAATGACACACTTAGCATTTATATGGGCCTTGGATTTAATTGAATCCAAATAGGCCCATTAACCAATTAAATCCAATATGCCCTACCTAGGTCACCGTGCAATCCATGTCCTTCCCATTTCCCGTTGGGGACGGTTGGGTCTACGAACGATGAGCGTGTGTTTACAATCAACGATGAATGTTTCTTAATCCAAACTACACTGATGAATGGAAGATATGAAACCTTCGAGTGCTAGCAGCTTCCATTTACATTTTGGAGACTCGGAAACCGCTTCATTTTCAACATAATATAAGACACGGTCTGCAAAATTTTGATCCTAAGTTGTCCTAAGTTCATAGCATCAATGGAAAATCATGACCTTGACGAAGTACCAATAAGCTGTCCACAATATCCCGTGTTGAATGCTGGTACATTTGCGTGACGCCCTGCAGATACATGATTCTTTCCTGGGTGACATTGTGCATTTTCACAATGAACCTGATCTCTTTGATTTATGAGTTAACTAAACAGGTTCAAAACTAAGACCATCATGGTGGTCTGCTTATTGTAAAATATACGTGCATGCAGAGCAGCATACATAATTTCCATGGATCCGGTGTGGTCTCCTGCAATATACATCTGCAGCTGTTCCCCGAAGATGAGGAACAGCTACTACCTCGTCATGAAAAATGCCCTTACAAGGACACAAGTTTGGCGATGCAGGACGCCGACCTGTGCTGCTCGGGGAGCGTCCTCCACCACGCCACAAAAGACGAGCTCCCCAGAAACACGTCCATGCCCAGACTTCCAGAACTGTGCCATCCATGCGCGTCGCTCTCGAGCTTGACCACCCTATCCCTCAGGTCCTCGAACGCCCTGCCGTCGACCATCTCGGCCTGGAGCTCCTCGACCACCGCCCAGAAGCAGGACTCGAGGCTGGACCCGGCGGGCGCGCGCTGTAGCTGCTCGTGCCACTTCTGGGTGTACTTGTaccgccgcggccgcccctTGGAGAGATAGGAGCCGGTGTCCTCGTTCTTGGAGTGCCGGTAGTAGTTGGCGATGTCCAGCGGCTCCACCAGGCGGCGGAACAGCGTGCCCAGGCGCACCCACTCCTCACGCGCCTCGAAGCCGTCCGGCAGCTCGCGCCTCCGCAGCATCTCAATGATCTCGTCCCAGAGGCCGGCCAGCTCCAGCCTCCGCACGTTGGCGTTGAAGTCGTGCACCTCCCGTTGGAGCTTGAAGGAATCGTAGTAGCTTACGCCGCGGAGCTCGCATGTTCTTTTGTAGTCGTTTAGGGACCTGAGGGCTTCCTGGATCTTTTGGCAGCTTTCGTCAATCTTCGTTTGGTTTCTCTGCCTTTGCTTCTCCCATTGCGCAGCTGCAGAAAGACGCAGTAAAGCTTCCTTGCTCTGTGATTAAAAAAGAGAGGCTCTTTTACATTAGAAGAATACAAGTTGGGAATCTGGAAATGGAAACAGTCACTGAAGATTGCTTTTTTGAACATGACGACAATTATGAAAATAAACTTTACAAATAATTACAATTTGAGTTGGGATAGGAAATGTTTTTGTGTTGGACTACAATATAGCACATAATGAAATCCAACTTCAGTGGTTTGCAATTCCCTTACCAAGACTGACTTCACTGAGGATGAACGCATGTTCACAAGTGAAAAGATATGTGCATGGAAAAAAAATGGAAATGGTGGCTTACCAGTTCGATGTTTCCAATTGCCGCTCTGTCTGTCTGCCTCCCGGGAGCGGTTGATGAGATAGCTCCCAGGTAATCTACGCAAACTATATCCGGCATGCACTGTTTAATTGGTTCATACTGCCAGTGAGCACTTAAACTTCTAGCAGCAGCATCAAGCAATTGTTGCTGGGTGTCCAACTGAAGGCAGTAAAATAACAACTGCAGTACAGCATCTGAATTTGTGAGAACAATCAGTTGTTCATTACTTGTGAAGAAATGATACGTCCCACAGGGTCTGTAAGGGGAGAGATCAATGAAGGAAGTCAATGTTCCCAGGATTGAGCTAGTGCAGCCCATGAAAGAACAGGCCTCATAGCTGGCAATAGATAGCGTGCTTCTGAGTAAATTTTCATAGTACTCAGGTATGACAAGAGACCTCCCAGCAGGTGAGTTGTTTGGTGTCTGAGGAGACAACCAATCCAGAACAGCTTGAATTTCTTCTCTGAAGGATGCAAGTGGAGTCAGTGGTATACGTGGGACAATGTCTAGTGGAAGAAGGAAATGCAAAATACATTGCGACCAGCCCTCTCTTCTAACAGCATGGTTGAAGATATTGTCTCCAATAAGAGGAGCCCCAAAGGCCACGCAGAATGGATGTGCTTGATTAACACTTCCCTGTCTGGTGCACTTCTCAAGAAACCATATAGCAGCAAGGGTGGCTATGGAACCTCCTGATGAATGGCCTGTGAATACTATACGTTTCTCTTCAGCCACAGCTCTCGATACCTGTATTTCAAGGGGAAGTTATCTTTTGTTCGTTTAGGTGAAAAACAGAGTGAAAAGCTACATCTATCCACATCTTAGTTAACAtctcaagataaccaattttaAACAGTATAATTCTATATATTATGATACAAAAGTAATATCACTGGAATCAAGACTATGAAGGGCTGAAGGCTATGGTAattgcccaaaagaaaaaggaagagtgCATGAATTGCTACTCAATTTATTGTCCAAAGTAATGGAATATCATCGATCATGAAAAAAAAATCACCAGTAAGGCTGGAAGGCTGGGGCAGAAAGGTAACAATGTAATGAACCTACTTTGTAGCCCCATAACGAGTATGCCATACAAATTACCAGCAAGGATTTTTTTCTTTTACTTCCCTGAACTCTCGTGCTTTATAAGCTCAATTTAACCCGTAAATAACCACAAAGCACTGTCATGTTTTCCAGCTATACCGCCATTTTGCACAGTCTAAAAAGTATTTTCATTTCTTTTTCCAATAAAAAAGGGTGAATTGAAAACTTTGCAAAAGAAACATCAGGTCAGCAACCAGCCAAAAAAGACACTAATGGCAGCATTCACTGACCACTAGAGCACGCAAAAACAAACAAGTTGAAATCAAGCACTCCCTCCACATTTCCATGCTCTATCCCTGATCCACAATCCCACCACTTTAATTAGACAACCACGCAAAATTC is part of the Panicum hallii strain FIL2 chromosome 2, PHallii_v3.1, whole genome shotgun sequence genome and encodes:
- the LOC112880746 gene encoding protein EDS1L-like, whose product is MPTDTPGPPQRAATLSDDDRLLVAHCAELSFPPSSPAPPAASARSFQVHHASHPYPCAAFAFAPSWSAADWAAPSSAEGARQPFGDAEVDPALFPSLRAVGSGVPARANAAFLAAFRGLLDGSPLQSEVSRAVAEEKRIVFTGHSSGGSIATLAAIWFLEKCTRQGSVNQAHPFCVAFGAPLIGDNIFNHAVRREGWSQCILHFLLPLDIVPRIPLTPLASFREEIQAVLDWLSPQTPNNSPAGRSLVIPEYYENLLRSTLSIASYEACSFMGCTSSILGTLTSFIDLSPYRPCGTYHFFTSNEQLIVLTNSDAVLQLLFYCLQLDTQQQLLDAAARSLSAHWQYEPIKQCMPDIVCVDYLGAISSTAPGRQTDRAAIGNIELSKEALLRLSAAAQWEKQRQRNQTKIDESCQKIQEALRSLNDYKRTCELRGVSYYDSFKLQREVHDFNANVRRLELAGLWDEIIEMLRRRELPDGFEAREEWVRLGTLFRRLVEPLDIANYYRHSKNEDTGSYLSKGRPRRYKYTQKWHEQLQRAPAGSSLESCFWAVVEELQAEMVDGRAFEDLRDRVVKLESDAHGWHSSGSLGMDVFLGSSSFVAWWRTLPEQHRSASCIAKLVSL